The Lutra lutra chromosome 7, mLutLut1.2, whole genome shotgun sequence genome segment CAAAATGGCATACTACACAAAGCAGCgaaaaatgaattataattacATGTAAGAGCAGGATTAATtacacaaacacaaaagaagCAAGATATGAAAGGatacataaaacatttccatttatataaattttaaaaataggtgaaaCTGTGTTATTTTATGGATGTGTGCACAGATggtaaaaaaatctaaagaaaaggaagaaaattattaccaaaaagacaagatagTGGTTACTGGTagagctgtgctgtccaatataAATACaagagtcggggcgcctgggtggctcagtgggttaaagcctctgccttcggctcaggttatgatctcagggtcctgggatggagccccgcatcgggctctctgctcagtagggagcctgcttcctcctttctctctctgtctttctctctctctgcctgcctctctgcctacttgtgatctctgtctgtcaaataaataaataaataatctttaaatacaAGAGTCACATAAATAgccatgtaattttaaattttctagtagtcatATTAAataaaggggggaagcaggtagaataaatatatatattatttaacccaatatagtcaaaattctgtcatttcaacatgtaatcaatattaaaaatcattaaagaagtgctttaccttctttttcttatacTAAGTCTTCACAGTCCAGTGCGAATTTTATACTAACAGCACAACTGAATTCCAACTAGCCCCATTTCAAGTGTTTCTTTGCCCTGTGTGGCCAGAGGTTGGCTACCACACTGGACAGCCAATTGTAGCAGACATCAAAGTCTGGAGGGAGGTTAGCTCTACAGGAGAAAAGTAGGGCTGTAACTGGGAAGGACATGTGGGAAATTCTGGGAAACTGATATTGTTATCTTCTTTGAGATGAGTGTTGATTATGTATTTgcattgtaattatttattaaatcatataTGTGAATTGTGTGAACTTTTTTTAATGCGTTTTatcaaaaaaaagttttaaaaatactgaatgcaTATTCCTTACATGTATCATTATAAAATTGAGTGAGTCTTTCTGAAGGATAGATTTATAGAAATGTAactattgggggcacctggatggctaagcatctgactcttgattttggctcaggtcatgaactcggggtcATAAGGTCAAGCACCTCCTCAGGATCTGCACTCTGCATGGAGCCTGTTTACGATTCTCTCTcaggtgcccgggtggctcagttggtaatgcctttggctctggtcatgatctagAAGTTGCAGGatagagtcctacatcgggctccctgctgagcgggaagtctgcttccccctctgacccttccccatctcatgccctctgtctcttctcattctcgctctcaaataaatttttaaaaatctctttcaggggtacctgggtggctcagttggttaagcgaatgccttcggctcaggtcatgatcccggagtcctgggatcgagtcccacatcaggctcccagctccatggggagtctgcttctctctctgtctcctctcatgctctctcactctgtctctctctcgaataaattaaaaaaaaataaaaataataaataaataaataaataaataaaataaaaatttaaaaaatctctttcaaaaaagagtctctgtctctctccctctccatctccccactctctctcactctctcaaaaaaaattaataataaaaaataaaaataaaaacagaagtataTAACTACTGGATCAAATGATacaaatgttaaaacatttaCTAGTACTAAATTACTGTCCACATGGTTATACAAATTCTCACTCCGACCAGTAACAATAAATGGAAATTCCCATTTCTCTAATTACTTAGCAACACTTAATTTTAAGACATATTTGACAGTTAGGTGTAAGAAGATATTAGAAGAGTTAGAATCACTCAATGACTATTTCAAGAAATTACAAAGTATATTCCATTCAGGACAAGCTCTCTTTCAGCATATATAGGCACTAACAATTAGGCAGTTAGTCCTTCCCACGCCTCTAAAAGGGATTGGGCACCTGCATCCCAGGGTGGCCATGGCCCTACACCAGCAACTTCACCCTGCactacagagggagaagcagtgtccccactgatcagggaacccaatcttgggctcgatcccaggaccccaggatcatgacctgagccaaaggcagacacttaaccatctgagccacccagattctcCAGGACTGAACATTTTAGACTTGGATACTTCATTTCAGGGCTGTTCACGCTGTCAAGTGTTGGCTTGAGTGGTGGTCACATGCAAAGACCTCAAAGCCAACGATGACCTTGACtccacagaatttttaaaagatctttccGTCCTGGCACTAGCACAACCTTTCTCCTCCAGAACATCATCACAGTCCTATCTCCTTTTATGCGACAATCtaaactgctttaaaataaatgtttggatCTCCCTTAATAAAACTGTCTTCAGAGATGGGTTATCagtcatataaaaaaatgaaatttattactCCTTAATCAcaaatactcttttatttttcagattcttttccctctccccctccttctctttcttctgtccctttcctcttccttctctccctcccttttattTCCCAATATTTCTTGGCTTCATTCTgacctctccttccctgctcttcAACTTGAGCCCACAACCTGAGGATCCCAAGAGGTCACAGTCCCCAGGCAAGATGCCCCAGGATCAAAACATGGGCAGCACAGAAGGAAGGAATCCTGAAGATAAAATGAGACCTTAACCACAGAAGGACACAACTAGGAGCATTAGCAAGCAGGATCTATGGAGGAGGGCTCCCAAGTTCAATGCTTATTTGCTGGCCAGAATCAATACCAGGAGCACAAACAACTTGACACCTTAAGTGAAATGATCAGATATCAAGTCAGGCCTGCTTATACTTTTCTCCTAAATTAAGAAGAGAAGACTGTCTGGTATTGTAGAACTAGTAACTATAGAACCACATAACTGACTAGTAGGGATTTTGGGCTCCGTGCCAGATCTGAATCGGAACCATCAGGGACCATCATCCTGGAGAGGAACCCCTTGACAGAGGGAAGCGCACAGAGTTTCTAGCCTGATAGCCGTGGGCATATATCtgcagacacatacacacacacacacatcacttttGAGTGTGTGACCTCTGAAAGTCTCTCCTGACCTtgctttccttatctgtgaaatagaGATGATACCGACCACACAGGACGAGTTAAGGATTCCGAGTGTAAAGTACTCATATATAATAGATTCTCAACAATAAGTACTGATGATAATAGCATGATGATTTTAACAAAATGTGCTAAGTGCCATCCAAACTTGCTGAAATTTTGTCCAGCAGATTTCCATCATTGTTATACTTGGGAGAAAAATTAaaggtacttctatttttaatgggtcttgctttttcaaAAGCATAGTCTCTAAGTATCCATTATAGAATCTGCTACTaaaattttaatcaggaaggggAATGTGATTCCCTTCATGGAATAGcaaataggggaaaaaagtaattttcgTATCTTCAAAACGTAAGTTTCTTCATTCCAATTATATTTacagatattaaaatagaaaagaacaagacaaacaCAAGACCAACTCTCACAGTTTTTATAGACTAGTAGGAGAGAGATGACTTATAACACAAATCAGGGAAGTGTGCTAAGTGACCCTGTGTCCCAGGGCCCGCCCCTTGGTCTGGAGTGTCACAGGGCTCTCCTGAGGAAGAGATACCTATACTGGGTAGACCAGAGAAAATCtagaaggagggtgggggaggcaccctccaggagaaggaaagagcCTAGGTAACACCCTGAGCCCTGAAGTGGAAGGAGGCTAGGAAAGTGATGGGGAGTTgggtaagagaagaaaagactgtgggagcacctggctggctcagtcagtggggcatgtaactcttgatgtcagggttgtgagttcaagccccatgctgggtatggcgattacttgaaaataaaaccttaaaaaaaaaaattagctgctgggtggctcagttggtgaagcatctgccttcagctcaggtcatgatcctagggtcctggatagagccccacatctgggagtctgcttctctctctccctctgcccctgcccctgcttatgatctctttccctctctctctctctctctctctagtaaattaaaaaaaaaaaaaaaactttttaaaaatgtatttgataaacTATATACTGCCCTGGGAATATTAAGTAATATATACTATTTACCTTCCTAAATATcccaaaaatgaagtatttatatTACCAGAGGTTTTCAATAAGGGGTTATGGaactctattttttattgatttccaaaatgtttttgtaGATTAGGAGAGCAAACCCTTTCTCATAGATTTTGCCAGTTTTCCCCCTTTTCTGTCATGTTCCAATCTAGCTTATAGTACCATAGGTTTTTTAATTACTCATTAGTTCATGtccattgcaaaaaaaaaaaaaaaaagaaagaaagaaaatacagattatgACAATGGGTCTTAATCCTTTCAAATCAATGTtgactttaaaaatctgattaaagtAATGGGaaagttcctcagaaaatttacatataattttgtatatactTTCAGGAGCTTTAATAGGCTTAGGCACCAGTTTATGAACCTCTGCTTTCTATGCTCTTCCTAGGAACTTCCATCCTCTCCAAGGGATGATCCTTTTCAATCATCATCTATCCAAGACaggcaaatatatgtatattatatatcgacatttctatttatgtatctatacctatatatagCTTCAGCCCAGATCCATTTCCTGATTATATCTCTATATTCATCAGACTACTAAATATGTCCACTCAAGTATTTCATTAACATCAAACTCAACatatcaaaaactaaaataatttcctCCTATGCCCAACTCATtcatctctttaatttttaatgaatggaaTCACTAACCATTCAACTGAGTCAGCCAAAAATCCGGTCAGCAACCATGACGTCCATCTCTCctaattttctctcttctcaaatcaGTATCTCTCAGTTTCATCCACTTCTCATCTCCACTGCAACAAAAGTTTTGGTCACCATGCATTGCCTTAAATTTTTAACAGCCTCCTAAGTAGCCCTCTTAACAGAGTTTTTATCCCCTCCAATACATGTTCAACCTCACaacctttctaaaatgcaaatctgataaCACTCGCTCACTTAAAACTCCTCAATGACTCCCCACTGCTCTAGGGATAGTGTCCAACCTCCTTAAATATGGCTTACAAAGTCCTTTACCAACTACGACCAACTGAATTCTGATCACCCTATACCTGATCCCTTCCCCCGGTCACTGTATTAGTGAATGTCACCATTTACCAAGTGGCTCAAGACAGAAGCctggcctctctccttcccatcaTCAAATGTATCTAATTAGTCACCAAATCTTGTAGTTTCTACCTCCAGCGCCACAACCCTGGTCCAAGTTATCATGTTTTTCTCACCAGCTACTGACCTAGCCTTCTCTCATTGAGGACAGAATGAAACAGATAGTTCTCACGAATAACCTGACCGACCAGGCTCCATCATCTTCTCCTTAATGAAACTGAAGTCAGGGTAGaagagaagggagcagagggcACGGAGACAAGGAGTGGCTCTAAGCCAATAAGCAAGGCTCTGCGTTCAAATCCAGTGGCCACTCCTACATGGCTCACCtcaatgaaattttaatgtttttaggtctttgttaaataaaatattcctcacTGCTGATgccatttatttcagtttttgagATTCTTTTGCTTAGTAGCCACAGCCACATTGTCTTTAGAGTTGTCCCATTATCATAAGATTTCTTCTCCCATCTGCCCAACAATGAAGGCAAATTTTAGGCATCTTGTTCCAATCCTACTCCCTACTCAGCCTCTAATCATTCATTAAGAAGTAGGTAATAGGGGACCCTTACTCCCATAACCCACCCAATACTTGGGAAACAGCATTTACTACCAGATCATGAGGAGGAGGCTCCACCCTGGGTCTGGCCTGTGGGGTCATTACCCTTCCTCTTCCAGAGACCATGTCTCTGTCAGCTTCTCATCTTCATCTCCCAAActgtcaagaactgtgaaggggCTGAGACTTTACCCTACTTGCAAGCTAACTAGTTAGTCTGGCCCAGTTCTGTGAGTGATGGCAGAAAGACTTGAGACTCTAGGGTTGGACACAGAGGACTTTATTACTCACAGCAACAGCCAAAGTATCATTGTCTTGTTCTGGTTCCCAAGCCCCACTTCCAACAGGACAATCAAAGGAAAGGCCAGGTGATATGTATACATGCAGAGGGTGGCATTTCAGGGAGGAACCCTGAGCAGAGGGAACCCGAATCTTTTATAGTGTCCTTTGCTCCAGAAGGAGACACTCTCTCATTAAATAGCCTTCTACTTAACAGACCTGTTCCTATTTCTGACTCTCAGGAGTCTCTGTAAAGCTAAACTTCTCTTCCGTCTATCTCATATCTCATAGGCCAGTGTTTCCATCACCACTGTTTCAATCACCAGCTATGCAACAGCAATTTAATGGATTTCAGAGAAGAGTGAGGGTGAATTAAAGATTTCCGTGTAGAGGTCTAGGATAAGTCATCTATACCTATCTAAACTAGTGAGTCTCAACTTTTCCTGCCTTTAACTCACCAGAAATTCAGATATTAGACAGCCACTTATCAGTGGTTCTctatgggagggaggggggcggtGGCCGAAGCCAAATTTGAGCATTAATGGAACAAATTCAAAGTTAATTCCTCATATTCATTAATTTGCTTGAATACTGAAATATTACAAATTATTCTCACCATCCGTATTTAACAGTAATGATATAAATTGACTCTgaaaatacccaacttttatatatTACTGCATACCTCTAGGCTAGAAAACACTTCAAAAGGCTAGTCCTTAAAAATTAGAGCCaaaaatacttacattttttgaaatagtaAAACTTATGATGGGAGGCATGTTAAAAcaagtctagttttttttttttttaagattttatttatttgacagacagagatcacaagtaagcagagaagcaggcagagagagagggagaaggaggctccctgttgagcagagagcctgatgcagggctccatcccaggaccctgggatcacgacctgagctgaaggcagaggcttaacccactgagccacacaggcgcccccaggtctagtttttttttttaacaagcaacACTTTTATGTTGAGAGAATGTTAAGATATACTTACTGCTTACCTGTCCACAGCAATCAACTCAGAAATTTAAATACTAGACCAATATttaacagtcaaaaaaaaaaaaaaatacactgctacatcagctgatttttctttgaatttaatgAGTTTACATCAAAAAATCAGGTAGTCATTTtacatttaaggaataaaaatctttaaaaaaaatacaaagagtgAAAGGATTTTAACcaagtttacatttctttttgctATAGTTTTTAACAATTCATCTCATCTTATTGCAATGTGCAAATGCATCTGCAGCACCCATTACAATCAGGAAACTAAATTTAAGGAAGTACATTGTTTACAATAACCCTCAGAAGCAACTGATTTACTTTCTCCTAAAAACTCTATGGTATATAATCATTACATAATAATGCTATTTAACCACCTTTTGTCACTAAGAATCATCACCAAAGTTTTCTGGAAACGAGTCCGCATAAGAATTGAATATTTAAAAGGTGAAATGTTCCTTATTTTAACTTTAGcaagatctttctttttcattgttaagAAATACTTGAGTAGTTTTAAAGCAAAAGCTGTTAAGAGTAGAGTCTAGATAGCTAAAACCATACTCCTGAGTTCAAACTTACAGGTAAGTCTTTTGCAAATAGTTCTCGATAAAAtatcctccctccccatccccctgccctggATCTTGTATTGTTTCTTACAAAACTTTGGTCCAGAGTAGAAATATATTCAGGCAGATGTATGTGCCATACGAGAGCGAGAACAGTACAGCCCAGCTAATGACTTTGGGTTTTAGAAATAGAAGGCAATTAAAATGTACTCAAAGTTACATTAAGAAAAGCTTTCACAGGGTAATATTGAAACAGTCACAAAGGTTAAGAAAATACTGATATCAAAGTACAAATGACTACAATgttaaaatagacaaaaactaCTATACAAGAgcctcttttaaaattaaaaataaagaacacaacaCATGAGTCAGGATCATTTTCCTGTTCTACTCATGAATTTTAGTCTTTATATTCATAGGGTTGGTTGTGTTGACATCTAGTAGAGTTTCTTATGACATCTGATGAAGTTTCATTCCAACTTCAGAGGATGGTCCTTCCCCAAAGAGCCGCTCAATTTGGGTCACGTCTTGGTCACTGTACAAGTTCAAAGTAGTGCAGTATCGCCATGATGTGCTGAGGCATGAAGACGTAGCCTGTGTACAGGGCCATCCCCACGATGGAAACCAGCATGGAATCTGAATTGTAGTTAAGGAAACAACTTACCTTTTCTCCATTGACTCCAAAGCAAATGCCCGATCTCTCCAACTGTTTTATGCCGGAGTATCGGTTCGCTTAATGCTTTCTAATATATGTCAAGAACTAATCATTATGGCCACTAATATTAACTATGCCTGGCACCATTCTAAGTTCTGTAGCTCACTTCACCTTCACTATCACCTTCCAGGACAGGTATCTGTTTGTTACTCTCCCCGTTACACTTTGAAACACAGACAGCTTAAAACGAAGCACAGAAAGTGACACTGTTCAACCtaagaaacagaaatatgtaagaataaaattatatttaatgatttCAAAAGGTCTACCAACTTCAACaataatgtatgaaaaaaaaaagaatgtatgatccaagaatttttaagttatttagaCTATTTGGCTAAACGCACTGGCTTTTAGAGTCTAAGCCAAGATCAATCATGTACCTAATGACACATAAATTCACAATTTAATACCTCGagtattaaacatttattattattaacacaaACTTTGCAACATCAAATAAAAGTCATCCTGACCGcctaaacaaaacattttttaaaaaagattttttcatttatttgacagagagaggagatgtggcagggggagtgggagagggagaagcaggcttcctgctgagcagggagcccacacagggatagaccccaggaccctgggatcatgacttgagctgaaggcagacgcttaacaactgagccccccaggcacccaacaaTAAACATCTGTATTGTGTTCCTTTCTCCCGGTTCCAGAGGAACGGAAATGGCATACATGCAAATCAGCAAGGAGTCCTCTTCTTGGGCCACACAAAATACTGCTAACAAAAATCATGTAAACTCTAAGGGCTTTCTGCTTTGCTGGCATGTAGCTATGTTCAAGGGAATAATTGCTCTGGACTGGGACCACATTCTATTGATCTATTCCttcacatcctctctctctctcccccgtcCCCACTCCTGTCTTTCAGACCTTTCAACTCTACATACTAGTAGTTCCACACTGCATGACACTCCTTCACCCAAAGATAGAGTTTAAATAAACAACGTGCTTACTACCAACTATTATTTGTATAACAGTTCAGTTGACAAACCTCTTTTACATACTATCTCACTTAACCCTAATAGCTTTCCTGTGAAATGTTTGTCATGACAATTACTCATCAGAGCCTGACAAAACAGAGTGACTCGTCCAGGGCCCTACAAGGGGTTATCTCTAGAGCCAGAGCACAAACTGAAGCCACCTGACTTCAACCCCCAAACACGGATGAAAGTCTCCCAtaatcattttctaaatttactttttagCCTCCCTTAATCCAGTTCTTTCTAAAACTACCACCTTCTAtttactccttaatttctttaaacacacacacacaccccattctGCTTTCACATCATTGCCATCACACAACCATCTAAGTTCTACCCCTGCAGGCTAGAGACACTGTTCTCGGGTCACCAGTGGCCACCCATCAAATCCAATGGCTATCTGAATTGACAGCTTTAGTCCTTCCTCTCTAGGActctcctcccatctctctcaccATTTTCCTGTGTCACTGGCTCTTTTCCTTATCTGTTCCTCATACGTAAAATAATCAGAGTAAATTCTGTGCTTTTGCCCAAACATCCactccaccccccacacacacctagTATGACAGTCATGCTCTTTAGATGGGCCTAAGCTCTCCCATCTCCAGCCTGCTGATTTGTAACCAATCAGAAAACCTTTCTCTTTGTAACAATGCCCACCTCCTCAAAACTGATCAACCAGCTCCAAGGTTAGTACTTCTACCAGGAATTAAGGAAcacagattttctctctccttctgaatATGCAGTTTGCTGATGGAATCCTGGAATCACCAGAGTCACTTTGCCTCccttgaaaaacaacaaaattttgggacacctgggtggctccagcatctgcctatggctcaggtcatgttcccagggtcctgggatcaagtcccacactgggctccctgctcagcaaggagcctgcttctccctctgcctgctctgcctattCTGCCTGgagctctctgtgcttctgctctctgacaaataaataaaatctttaaaaaaaaaaaaaaaaaaaactgacacatGGAGGTGATAGGACAAAAGTAATCATAGAAAATGGAGCCAGAAACTTCACCTGAACACCTGAAACCTACCCACCACTGAGTTTTCAGATACTGAAGCCAATAAACCCCCTTTACTCTTaaatcagttttaaattttatgcttGTAGCTGAAACCATtctaaatgacaaaatggaatccCCAACATTTTGTCTCGGGTCCCACAAACTAACTCCTGTTTGACCCTAATGTTGTTGACCTGAACCCACCTTCTGTACGCAGACAAGTATTTCCTACAACTTCCTGAACATTTTCACCTATGACATTCCTGAGGTACTTTAAATTCAACAGAGTCAAAACTGAACTCATTAACTCTTTCCAAAACTACCTCTTCCTAGGAGTCTtattttttcaactatttgaaATAGTTGATAGAACTACTGATGAACTATTTGCCTAGTCACTCAATCTAGAAACTTCTGATTCCTCCTCCGTAGATTCAAATTATCTAAGACTTCTCAGTTCTTCCCAGTCCCTACAAACAACTTTTTCTATCTCCTGTTCCCCTACCCTAATCAATGATAAATGAGTGAGGTATTTATCACTCCTTAATTATGTCAAAGCTCCTATCTTAGGCCTCTACTCACTTTCCACTCCACGCCACTCTTTACTAaagtgatccttttaaaatacatggctcctggatggctcagtgggttaagcctctgccttcagctcaggtcgtgatctcagggtcctgtatccagccctgcatcaggctctctgctcagcagggagcctgctttcccctctctctctgcctgcctctctgcctacttgtgatctctctctctccgtcaaataaataaatctttaaaaaaataaaataaaatacactagGTTTCCCAATGCAATAGGATAGCACTTGGAATTCTAAGCCAAACATCCAAGGACTTCCCCAATCTAGTCCGAAGTACCTCAGGTTGGAGTCCACAGAAGTCGACAGAAACTAAGAGATCAGGACAGGGATTCTTATACAAGAGTTTTAGCAGAAGGCAAGTAAGCAGAGCAGAACTAAGCAGGGAGAAGAAGGTTAAGTCGGTTCAGGGGCTCAGCTCCCACAGGATGCTCTGGAGCACAAATTATACAACATGCTGGTTTTGCTCTGAGGTGACCCTTCATCTGTCAATCACTGGCTGCAGAACTGAGTGAGAAACCCGCACCTGGGTAAGACAGCTGCCTTGGCCAAGGCCAGGACTCTGAGGAAGGGGGCAGCTAGAAGGGATGAGCAGAGGACGGGGGAGAAATACATTGGCTAGTGGAGGGCATCGGGGTGGAGACCAAGCGCATCACCTACTACACTCGTTTCCCCTTGTAACTTTCAACACTCAAATAATTCCCCTGACAGACAGAGCCTACTCACAGCCATAGGATGTCTCAGAAAACAGTGCTTTATATTTTCATACTGCTCTGCTTTGGCTTATGGTTTAATAATTATGAGTAAGAATAAGAGCGGTATATGCAGCTTTCATTTTGTGAGCGTCCAGTGTGTGCCCAGCACTGCCTTAACCCTTCAACAAGTTTAAGTAATCCCGAATCTTGAAATCAGAGTTAGTAATAAAGCAAATTCCCAACCAAATCCATCAAACCAAAAATCTGTGTTCTCAACCACTATGCTTAATACCTTCCTGTATGTGAAAAATCCTATTCCTTCGAATAAAACCCAATCATTCTCAGAGCTCGGTTAGTTATCCTCTCTCAAACGAGGCCTTCCCTAGCTTTCCTATTTTTCCCATTCTTACACCCTAACCTCTTGGCCCTACTGCTCATAAAGCTCTTCATTCACATAACTTGGCCCTTATTACTTGATATTACCcacttttttatgtatttatctcaTCCAGATTATCAACTTCTTGAGCATAGGaacaatgtctttcttttttgtatctcCAACATCTAAC includes the following:
- the SPTSSA gene encoding serine palmitoyltransferase small subunit A; translation: MALARAWKQMSWFYYQYLLVTALYMLEPWERTVFNSMLVSIVGMALYTGYVFMPQHIMAILHYFELVQ